A DNA window from Acidimicrobiia bacterium contains the following coding sequences:
- a CDS encoding hydantoinase B/oxoprolinase family protein, producing MSAIDQVTAEVIRSAMETVCFEMATFVSRTATTPILNQSNERNATILDAHGRLAALSVGIPQFMLSSTLPVRFAIDFFGDELQPGDVIVANDPYHGGGHLPDFNVFAPVFDADDRLLLIASIQCHHGDTGGAMAGGYNVFAKDIWSEGTRYPLLKIIDGGRERRDVILTMRANNRLEGFVGDLRAQVGAAQLGVARLTEIAEANGADAVRAAVDWTIADAKRRFSSEIAEWPDGTYEADVYVDSDPAGNRDIHVHVAITVEDDHLVVDFAGSDERPEIQAWSTFGNTRGYTIAQLASLVDPTIPKNEGFFDCIDLRAPLGSCVNPTPGKPVSSGTHHPGVEVGDVIAVAMAQILPDRCAPQTYKYGSPRQMWGDHDPRTGRAFFDHGGETNAGWVNAVRGVDGWGALVASNGNLIKASAELNEVLFPHILRGRNYLTDSGGAGQWRGGCGSHFVKEVRTPTSVNQYVVNQYHVHPGIAGGASGSPDRCTLRVGGPPGSEVHVDPSVAGVRLETGEQLVYEFGGGGGWGEPLARDPQAVLDDVWDEYVSIESAARDYGVVITGTLDDCTLALDVAATDKLRAERAKRARP from the coding sequence ATGTCAGCCATCGATCAGGTGACGGCCGAGGTCATTCGCTCCGCGATGGAGACGGTCTGCTTCGAGATGGCGACCTTCGTGTCGCGCACCGCGACGACGCCGATCCTGAACCAGAGCAACGAGCGCAACGCGACAATCCTCGACGCGCACGGGCGGCTCGCCGCGCTGTCGGTCGGGATCCCGCAGTTCATGTTGTCGTCGACGCTGCCGGTGCGATTCGCGATCGACTTCTTCGGCGACGAGCTGCAGCCCGGCGACGTGATCGTCGCCAACGACCCGTACCACGGCGGCGGTCACCTCCCCGACTTCAACGTGTTCGCGCCGGTGTTCGACGCCGACGACCGCCTGCTGCTCATCGCGTCGATCCAGTGCCACCACGGCGACACCGGCGGCGCGATGGCGGGCGGTTACAACGTGTTCGCGAAGGACATCTGGTCGGAAGGGACGCGCTATCCGTTGCTGAAGATCATCGACGGCGGGCGCGAGCGGCGCGACGTCATCCTGACGATGCGCGCGAACAACCGGCTCGAAGGTTTCGTCGGCGACCTCCGCGCGCAGGTCGGTGCCGCGCAGCTCGGTGTCGCGCGCCTGACGGAGATCGCGGAGGCGAACGGCGCCGACGCGGTGCGCGCCGCGGTCGACTGGACGATCGCCGACGCGAAGCGACGCTTCTCGTCCGAGATCGCGGAGTGGCCCGACGGCACGTACGAAGCCGACGTATACGTCGACTCCGATCCCGCCGGCAATCGCGACATCCATGTGCACGTCGCGATCACGGTCGAGGACGATCATCTCGTCGTCGACTTCGCAGGCTCCGACGAACGGCCCGAGATCCAGGCGTGGTCGACGTTCGGCAACACGCGCGGCTACACGATCGCCCAGCTCGCATCGCTCGTCGATCCGACGATCCCGAAGAACGAGGGCTTCTTCGACTGCATCGACCTGCGCGCGCCGCTCGGCTCGTGCGTGAACCCGACGCCGGGCAAGCCGGTGTCGAGCGGCACCCACCATCCGGGAGTCGAGGTCGGCGACGTGATCGCGGTCGCGATGGCGCAGATCCTCCCCGACCGCTGCGCGCCACAGACGTACAAGTACGGCAGCCCGCGCCAGATGTGGGGTGACCACGACCCGCGGACCGGGCGCGCGTTCTTCGACCACGGTGGTGAGACGAACGCGGGTTGGGTGAACGCGGTGCGCGGCGTCGACGGTTGGGGCGCGCTCGTCGCGTCGAACGGCAACCTCATCAAGGCGTCGGCGGAGCTGAACGAGGTGCTGTTCCCGCACATCCTGCGCGGCCGCAACTACCTCACCGATTCCGGCGGCGCAGGCCAGTGGCGCGGCGGGTGCGGCTCGCACTTCGTGAAGGAGGTGCGCACGCCGACGAGCGTGAACCAGTACGTCGTGAACCAGTACCACGTGCATCCGGGCATCGCGGGCGGCGCGTCCGGCTCCCCGGATCGCTGCACGCTACGGGTCGGCGGACCGCCCGGATCCGAAGTGCACGTCGACCCGTCGGTCGCCGGCGTGCGACTCGAGACCGGCGAGCAGTTGGTGTACGAGTTCGGCGGTGGGGGCGGTTGGGGCGAACCGTTGGCGCGCGATCCGCAGGCCGTGCTCGACGACGTGTGGGACGAATACGTGTCGATCGAGTCCGCGGCGCGCGACTACGGCGTCGTGATCACCGGCACGCTCGACGACTGCACGCTCGCGCTCGACGTCGCCGCGACCGACAAGCTCCGCGCCGAACGAGCGA
- a CDS encoding class I SAM-dependent methyltransferase, with product MAANDAQAEFWETLVPDWLAAEAASTTVAAPFGVAAMARLPLRPGQRVLDVGCGSGSTTIELARRVAPDGAALGVDIAPSMIDAARERGASEGIDHATFAVADAQVERFGDGTFDAAFSRFGVMFFADLTAAFANIGRALAPGGRLAFACWQPIFLNEWMLLPGSAAVTVTGALPPMPGPDEPGPFTLSEPDRVRSILTAAGFVDIEVTPITDPVVLPADRVDAFAQRSLRIGAVREAMRSADPETATRIAEAVRVALHEKVTDGRLELAAAAFAVSGGRDA from the coding sequence ATGGCAGCGAACGACGCGCAGGCGGAGTTCTGGGAGACGCTCGTTCCCGACTGGCTCGCAGCGGAGGCCGCGAGCACGACGGTCGCGGCACCGTTCGGAGTGGCGGCGATGGCGCGACTCCCACTCCGACCCGGTCAGCGCGTCCTCGACGTCGGTTGCGGCTCGGGGTCGACGACGATCGAGCTCGCGCGCCGGGTCGCGCCCGACGGCGCCGCGCTCGGCGTCGACATCGCGCCGTCGATGATCGACGCGGCACGCGAACGCGGCGCGTCGGAAGGCATCGACCACGCGACGTTCGCGGTCGCCGACGCGCAGGTCGAGCGGTTCGGCGACGGCACGTTCGACGCCGCGTTCTCGCGATTCGGCGTGATGTTCTTCGCCGACCTCACCGCCGCGTTCGCGAACATCGGGCGCGCGCTGGCACCCGGAGGACGGCTCGCCTTCGCGTGCTGGCAACCGATCTTCCTGAACGAATGGATGCTCCTTCCCGGGTCGGCGGCCGTGACCGTGACCGGTGCGCTGCCACCGATGCCGGGCCCGGACGAGCCCGGACCGTTCACGCTCTCGGAACCCGACCGGGTGCGCTCGATCCTCACGGCGGCCGGCTTCGTCGACATCGAGGTGACGCCGATCACCGATCCGGTCGTGCTCCCCGCCGATCGGGTCGACGCGTTCGCGCAGCGCAGTCTGCGGATCGGTGCCGTCCGCGAAGCGATGCGCTCCGCCGATCCCGAGACCGCGACGCGCATCGCCGAGGCTGTGCGCGTCGCGCTGCACGAGAAGGTGACCGACGGGCGGCTCGAGCTCGCGGCCGCCGCCTTCGCCGTGAGCGGGGGACGGGACGCGTGA